From one Streptococcus oralis genomic stretch:
- the folP gene encoding dihydropteroate synthase: protein MVKNLEGVTDMSSKANHAKTAICGIINVTPDSFSDGGQFFALEQALQQARKLIAEGASMLDIGGESTRPGSSYVEIEEEIQRVVPVIKAIREESDVLISIDTWKSQVAEAALAAGANLVNDITGLMGDEKMANVVAKAGAKVVIMFNPVMVRPQHPSSLIFPHFGFRQAFTEEELADFEKVPIENLMEAFFEHALARANQAGIARENILLDPGIGFGLTKKENLLLLRDLDKLHQQGYPIFLGVSRKRFVINILEENGFEVNPETEVGFRNRDTASAHVTTIAARQGVEVVRVHDVASHRMAVEIASAIRLADDAENLDLKQYK from the coding sequence ATGGTGAAAAACCTTGAGGGAGTGACCGATATGTCAAGTAAAGCTAATCATGCAAAGACAGCTATTTGCGGAATTATCAACGTAACCCCAGATTCTTTTTCGGATGGTGGGCAGTTTTTTGCTCTTGAGCAGGCACTCCAGCAGGCTCGTAAATTGATAGCAGAAGGAGCGAGCATGCTAGATATCGGTGGAGAATCGACTCGGCCGGGCAGTAGCTATGTTGAGATAGAAGAGGAAATCCAGCGTGTTGTTCCAGTGATTAAAGCTATCCGTGAGGAAAGTGATGTCCTCATTTCTATCGATACTTGGAAAAGTCAGGTGGCAGAGGCCGCCTTGGCTGCTGGTGCCAATCTGGTAAATGACATCACGGGTCTCATGGGAGATGAGAAAATGGCGAATGTGGTTGCGAAGGCTGGAGCAAAAGTGGTTATCATGTTTAATCCAGTTATGGTTCGTCCTCAGCACCCTAGTTCACTCATATTTCCTCATTTTGGTTTTAGACAAGCTTTTACAGAAGAAGAGTTAGCTGACTTTGAAAAAGTGCCAATCGAAAACTTGATGGAGGCTTTCTTTGAACATGCTCTAGCGAGAGCGAACCAAGCTGGAATTGCAAGAGAAAATATTCTGCTGGATCCAGGGATTGGCTTTGGTCTGACCAAGAAGGAAAATCTACTCCTTCTACGGGATCTAGATAAACTACACCAGCAAGGCTATCCGATTTTTCTTGGAGTTTCGCGTAAGCGATTTGTCATCAATATCCTAGAAGAAAATGGCTTTGAAGTCAATCCTGAGACGGAAGTCGGTTTCCGAAATCGGGACACCGCTTCGGCTCATGTAACGACTATCGCTGCGAGACAGGGTGTAGAAGTGGTGCGCGTGCATGATGTTGCCAGTCACAGGATGGCAGTTGAAATTGCCTCTGCTATCCGTTTGGCCGATGATGCAGAAAATCTAGATTTAAAACAATATAAGTAA